Genomic DNA from Schistosoma haematobium chromosome 1, whole genome shotgun sequence:
GTAGAACATCCTCCACGTCGGCAGCGTTAATGAGCGTTACACGAAGTAGTCTTGAACGATTTAGATGCATGTAGTCCTTTCAACTAGAGAGCCGTGTGGCCGTCGGAGGCTCTATTTTAGTAAGTTTGGGCTTCCTGTTTAACTGTTTACAGAGAATCCTATCATTTTCATTCTACAGACTGAGGGGAAGGTCAGAGTTGTCTTTACAGTTCATGCCTACGAGAGAATAATTTCAAACCGTGATCATCTCCCCAGGTCTTCGGGTACGTTCGGGTTGAGTACCTTTTATTTGGCAGTTGAAGAGAGTTTCAGATTCCTGTACTCTTTGTTGACTGGCTGTGAAGTCATAGGGGTAGACTATACGGCCAAATCAGTTGATTTCACTACAATACATGGGATGTTCTGTCTCTTAGACGGTGACACCCGATCCTTTTTAACTTTGTTGACGGATACCACTGATGTGTCCAGGGATCCTGTGCTGAGAGACCCAACTTTGCTGAGGGAGTCTGGTACCGTCGATGTTATGATGGTGATTCATTATAACCACATTAGTTTCGATAAATGTTCCATCGATACTAACATTATCGAGGTTCTTTTACCTCACTGTACATCTTTGTTTGTTAATCCGTTTTAGGACAATCTTTTTTCAGGTTTACTGACAACTGTTTTCTCAGACCTGCCAAGAGAATGATGATTTCGCTCATCGAATCCTCAGTACTCATGTTGCACGTGCCACATACCTACTTCCTGAGTCACTTACTGCAAGATCTGTGTATGTTTCGTACAACCAACCTTTGCATTTGTCACACTGCATACCCGAGGTGACAGCGAAAATACATCCTGGTCGCTTGCATGTATTCTCCATGACTATGGTGATGTGAATTGTTTATTAGATCCTAGCAAGCATCTGAGACAGTTAAACAAAAAACAGAACACTCAAAACGgaaaaaatggataaaaacggGTAGTACAAAAGGTTAGGATACACTAGAATTAGCCTTGATAcgaaaaaaaaaccgaatagtaagctgaagCAAAACTACAGTCAACGATTAACTCGGGTAGAACTCAAAAAGATAAGTAATCTACCAAATGTTGAGCTGAGGACAGGTTCTTTGGAAAAAAGATGATACTTATGTAGAGTAAGGACAGAGCAAATGCAAATCACATCAGAGCTGAACCTGTAGCACGTCGTATTAGTTTTTACCTGAAAGCAGGGGCTATCTGAAACAACAACGCAACAGTCAGGACTGGTACATGCCTCTGAAGTAAGAACGCAGCGTACTGGCACaacaaagatatatttgaaattGAAAGACGAGGTTATATTACAAAAAGGTATAACTATACCTTATTATAAAATAGTTTCATCCATCGTTCTGCAGGTTCAGTTTACGTAGAGCTTGTCTCTTTTCCAGTACGTTTACTCTTTGTTGCCCTGCagtaagaaaaacaaactcGTGTTAGTAACGTTACATGTAATGACTTTTGCAACTGCTACAAACTTTCCGTTCGTAAAGCGCTCTGAGTCACCTTGGGACTGGAAGGTGACCTTTTCATATGAAACATTTGAGAGGAGATGGGACTCTCAATGAAGATTGAAGAAAGCCATCGGCCTTCTGTCATCAATGCGGTAACCTGAAATTAACTACCTACCATCATATGGACCATCCGAAGGTCACGCTCATAATTTAAAGATGGCCTTCAATGGCTTTAGGGAGATTTTCGTTAAGCAAAAGGTATCATTTTTTTAGTGAAGGTAATTGCTTTCAAAGACTTTCCGTCCGAAGAAAACGTTTGCACCAGATACAATCCGTTATCACCTCCACAAGCGTGCTGAGGCTTCACTAAGTTCAGGGATCGACCTCAGGGAAGCGGTTAAAAAGCCAGATGACGAAGAACTGAATGATTGGATTGCAGTTCATGGTGAATTGAAATATAGATTGTCATTTTCCCAGTTGTTGATTTTTACAATCGCATCAACCTCATTTATGGGACTATATGTGATCGGTGCACTGAGCAGACATGCCCGACTATGTCTGGAGGCAAAAAGTTTGAATACCATTGGCGCGATaatatacattataaaaagCCTACCCCACTACCAGCACCCAAATATGTTGACGAGTTGATGGACTGGGTTGACGCACAGATAAATGATCCATCACTTTTCCCAACTGACATAGGTAGGGTATTCCATACATCACGTGACTATACAGATATTCCTTTCCCAAAGTGCTATATTTCAACtgtaaagaaaatatttagtaGGCTGTTCAGAGTGTTTGTGCACGTCTATATTCACCACTTCGATCGTTTGCATGAGATAGGAGCGGTATGTAGTTTTCCttctaatcattatttttaGGAGGCTCATGTCAACACTTGCTACAAGCACTTCTACTATTTCGTAACTTATTTCGATCTTATTGATAAAAAAGAACTGGAGCCTTTGGTTAGTTTTTCTTTGTTTCTATTAGTTCATAtgatttgtttttaaatacaCTCAGTTGAAAGTAGTAAACTTAAATGCTAACTTCCGTTTGCTGGAAGAGATGTATTAATATGTACACAAAGGCTTTTTAGTTAGACTGGACAATATCACGTGAGGGTATACAGTAAAACCCAGTTACCCAAATGAAATACAAAGAATTTGGTTTCTGGGTTGTCTCCCAATAGTTTCTGCATGGGATTTGACACTGCGAAACGTTTGCTGTGTGTATATGAATCAAGATTCTTACTGTATAGTGCCTCAGTCCTTGATACATTTCACATTTCAATGCTTTAAATAAATACAAGACAGTCGGAAAGCATTGTCCACCATTTAACGAATGTGTAATATCTACCAACTGTTAGAAATATCCTTACTTCTTGGGTGATGTAAACCCGTCGAAACTGTTTGTCTGCTAACTTCTATAAAGCAGAAGCGGAAGATAATGTTTTTTAATTCCTTCAAAATAAGTGTGACTTCTGTTTTCGAATATCAGCCTGAGCTAAATTTAGTTATACATAAGCAACGCAGAACCTGGCGTCGGTTTAGGTTCTCAAGGTATACCAGCGCAACCAGATCAtagaatagtagtagtagttacaGTATCAGTGACAGTAGAACAGGCTAGGGATATATAATATAGTTCAAGATCCATTTGTGCCacaacgtatatatatatatataaattagtgaGAGAATACTCTCCGTTCGTGACCAAAACGCCTTATTATTTCGATTATTGAGTCGTCATAGAGAGCATTTCATAAATGTGGTAACTAGTTGCCGAAAAACAAATCGTTTTATAAATGCCGTTGGTTGTGCATAAAGTGTGTTCATTTTAAGCCTGTCTATTAGAAAGTAAATCACTTATTCTGAGTGCTCTTTAATATATTTAAGCTTTGGTAGCTCCATTCAGCTTTATACATTTGTAGAATGAATTAACCCAAAGAATCTGTCACTAAAAGGATCATATACATAAATTGTTCGCAAATTTTCCACATCAACATCTAAATGACCGGGCTGTCACGAAAAACGAAAGTAATTTCATCGACCTCTGTACTTTTCAGTGTCTGAGTTTTGTTTCCTGATGTTTTGCTGCTCCGTTTTCCTTTTTCGCACAAAGGAAGCTGAGTTTTTTCACATGCAAAACACATTCTAATCATATTTTTCTTCCCTGCTTCTGTCCTCAAAATATGAAACTGCATTTCTCACTCATCCATACCATTATTCAATCGGCAtccaaaaataatattttcttttatttagaTTTACTATGTACGTCTATTTGTCTTACTTTTTATACATCTGTTAAGTTCACTTAACAAGTGTATTCACTATTTTCTTACGGCAAACCTTTATTGAACACTTGATTTTGAAAAATCTACCATAAATTATTCGCACCACTACTACCGACTATATTACATAgcttttatgtttattttaagcAATTAATTGCTTCCATCCTAACTGAAAAAGTCATttcttgatttttaaaaaatgtaacatTTAATATTTTCCTTCTTATGTCCACTCTAAACAAATGAAAGGCCAAAAATCTGATTGTGTATACAACAAAGTTTGAATGATGTTAATTCAGTCCatgtaaaaattatttttataaatgtttattctAAATCATGTTAATTGAGTAGCAATCCTACAAAATTAGGAGCTTTCGTTGGTCAAGTCGAACTCTTTTGACCATAGGTTCACATACTTAATCATTTGTATCTCAAAGCTTAGTATATGAACCTATAATTGTCGATTGCATTAACCTTTTTCTTGGAAATTCCTATCTTAGTGTTGAGTGAATGCGTTTCGCTCTTTTTTGAAATGTTACCTTctaatttaaaatttttttcgATCTATAGAATTCCGATAACTAATGTGTTCAGATTTTATTTGTAGTAAAACTTCTTCGAGATAATATTTATGCTTCGTTAATCATTCGTTAAGATAACTTTTATGACTTCCAACGGTGTATAACTTTCAGAAGAGATTACTAACCTATGACTACTGTTTATTATTGGGCAGCATAGATCCACCAACCACACGGAGCGAATACGAACAAGAATGCGAATGAATGATTAGGATTTAGGAAGTTCATATATATCAGCAACTAAATGATTCATCTAGCGACTTCATTAACCAATATTTAAGCTAGTAGGAGAAATATATATGCCGTAACACGTGGTCAAAGCTTATGTGATCATGTAAGTGTGAGGATAATAGTGTAAAGATATACACAAATTTTCACCAACAAAAATAATGTTATCcgttgaataatttaattaaaggtCTCAATAAATTCAAACGTGTACAAACTTAAGTTGGTGAtgattctgtaatttttatAGAATATTGTTCAAAATGCCACAAATATTCTCTTCTATTACATGTTAAGACTGGATTCAATATCTAATCATCTGATATCCATGTTCATTTTGCTCTGTTGTTTTGATTATCCATAGCCGAGAgtgggtgggcccgccctccctctcgaaatgctctcacacggccacgcgtatacagcctttgccagggaagtcctactcactgccttcttgtggcggggttgttgtttacgaaaatgagtggacgaaaagcgaatgtccggcgctttaaccggatcccaaaccaatggtgcacatgggctccagtatcctgaagggacaaatggcgtataaaccaatttttggtcaccggctaccatgggactgcatctccttacgatactccacagccttgtgggttagacctttaggtcaaaggctcgtggTGTAGctccccaagaaaaccacctgcttcggtctgggcacccgggcagtatcacagcccttacacaaagtgtggtgcatatatatttggtgccctcttgtaccaatatttatgtgttcaaataaataaataaataaaatagtggATAACAGTAATTTACGATATGGCCAGTTTTTGTAGATACTCTGTGGAATTTCTTAAGTTG
This window encodes:
- the MOB3C_1 gene encoding MOB kinase activator 3C (EggNog:ENOG410V64B~COG:D) yields the protein MAFNGFREIFVKQKTFRPKKTFAPDTIRYHLHKRAEASLSSGIDLREAVKKPDDEELNDWIAVHVVDFYNRINLIYGTICDRCTEQTCPTMSGGKKFEYHWRDNIHYKKPTPLPAPKYVDELMDWVDAQINDPSLFPTDIDIPFPKCYISTVKKIFSRLFRVFVHVYIHHFDRLHEIGAEAHVNTCYKHFYYFVTYFDLIDKKELEPLVSFSLFLLVHMICF
- the MOB3C_1 gene encoding MOB kinase activator 3C, variant 2 (EggNog:ENOG410V64B~COG:D); this encodes MAFNGFREIFVKQKTFRPKKTFAPDTIRYHLHKRAEASLSSGIDLREAVKKPDDEELNDWIAVHVVDFYNRINLIYGTICDRCTEQTCPTMSGGKKFEYHWRDNIHYKKPTPLPAPKYVDELMDWVDAQINDPSLFPTDIDIPFPKCYISTVKKIFSRLFRVFVHVYIHHFDRLHEIGAEAHVNTCYKHFYYFVTYFDLIDKKELEPLNELTQRICH